A stretch of Desulfurivibrio alkaliphilus AHT 2 DNA encodes these proteins:
- a CDS encoding putative bifunctional diguanylate cyclase/phosphodiesterase, protein MAFDQLCAMEICVVDEDPVRAQRLSALLRDEGDFTAVSWLDSQEALRQRFSPASPFDPPRPLHLALLSDSLPADNVLSLCKMLDEQGVTSVLMADAGGAWRGAEANRVFDAGAVDILFRPWSETEVIPRIFLALRLHQERLVRRRREVHLEKELAERRVMEARLKHRVGHDELTGLPNRSQLEGALELALIRAQNFQRSGALLYLDVDHFKLLNDTEGHESGDKLLTGVAGVLRRRVLPRHLAVRIGGDEFAVLLENTTTEDVLKLAEELRELLHEYRFEGCLGCYNLGASIGVALMSPGESLQAGELLSRADQACHVAKRRGRNRVHCYDPEDPEVVGLKRDATWVPMLRQALRNGSFALEFQPIVRARDGACCHYEALIRLLENGKMYSPGEFIPSAERMGLIHQLDLWVVEAAVDRLAAMPLTEGQEPIRLSINLSAYALRNPVLMPLLERKLEMTGLSPRRLMFEITETTAVTQLKQARELVERMRSLGCRFALDDFGSGFSTFNYLKHFPVDMLKIDGSFVVNMLKNPTDELLVRSMVELAHSLDKQVIAEFVEDEATARRLREIGVDYLQGFYLGRPQSRMESLLPPSFLGAARAGS, encoded by the coding sequence ATGGCGTTTGATCAGTTGTGTGCCATGGAAATCTGTGTGGTGGACGAGGACCCGGTACGGGCCCAACGGCTAAGCGCTTTGTTGCGGGATGAAGGAGATTTTACCGCCGTCAGTTGGCTGGATTCCCAGGAAGCCTTGCGTCAACGCTTTTCCCCGGCCAGTCCGTTTGATCCCCCCCGGCCTCTGCATCTGGCTTTGCTAAGCGACTCTCTCCCCGCAGATAATGTGCTTTCCTTGTGCAAAATGCTGGATGAGCAAGGTGTCACTTCGGTGTTGATGGCGGATGCCGGTGGGGCTTGGCGAGGTGCGGAGGCCAACCGGGTGTTTGATGCCGGGGCGGTGGATATCCTGTTCCGACCCTGGTCGGAAACCGAGGTGATACCGCGGATCTTCCTGGCCCTGCGCTTGCACCAGGAGCGACTTGTCCGCCGTCGGCGGGAAGTGCACCTGGAAAAGGAGTTGGCGGAGCGCCGGGTGATGGAGGCCCGCCTGAAGCACCGGGTAGGGCATGATGAGCTTACCGGGCTGCCCAACCGCAGCCAGCTGGAAGGGGCCCTGGAACTGGCCCTGATCAGGGCCCAGAACTTTCAGCGCTCCGGGGCCCTGCTGTATCTTGATGTTGATCATTTCAAGTTGCTCAATGACACCGAAGGGCATGAGTCCGGCGACAAACTGCTCACCGGGGTAGCCGGTGTTTTGCGGCGCCGGGTGTTGCCTCGCCATCTGGCCGTTCGTATCGGCGGCGACGAATTTGCCGTGCTGCTGGAAAACACCACCACCGAAGATGTCCTGAAGTTGGCCGAAGAGCTGAGGGAACTGCTGCACGAATACCGCTTCGAAGGTTGCCTGGGGTGCTACAACCTGGGGGCGAGTATCGGGGTGGCGCTGATGTCGCCGGGTGAATCGTTGCAGGCCGGTGAACTGCTGTCGCGGGCCGACCAGGCCTGCCACGTGGCCAAAAGAAGAGGCCGCAACCGGGTGCACTGTTACGATCCCGAAGACCCTGAAGTGGTCGGGCTGAAGCGTGATGCAACCTGGGTGCCGATGTTGCGACAGGCCCTGCGCAACGGCAGTTTTGCCCTGGAATTTCAGCCCATCGTACGGGCGCGGGATGGCGCCTGCTGCCACTACGAGGCCCTGATCCGGCTGCTGGAAAACGGCAAGATGTACAGCCCCGGGGAGTTCATTCCCTCGGCGGAGAGGATGGGTCTGATCCACCAACTCGACCTCTGGGTGGTGGAGGCGGCGGTTGACCGGCTGGCGGCCATGCCGCTCACCGAAGGGCAAGAGCCAATCCGCCTGAGCATCAACCTGTCGGCTTACGCCCTCCGCAATCCTGTTCTGATGCCCCTGTTGGAGCGCAAGCTGGAAATGACCGGCCTCTCACCGCGGCGCCTGATGTTTGAAATTACCGAAACCACGGCGGTAACTCAACTGAAACAGGCCCGGGAGCTGGTGGAACGCATGCGGAGCCTTGGCTGCCGTTTTGCCCTCGATGATTTTGGTTCAGGCTTTTCCACCTTCAATTACCTGAAACATTTTCCGGTGGATATGCTGAAAATCGACGGCTCTTTCGTGGTTAACATGCTCAAAAACCCAACCGATGAATTGCTGGTGCGCTCCATGGTGGAACTGGCCCACAGCCTGGACAAGCAAGTGATCGCCGAATTTGTCGAAGATGAAGCAACGGCCCGGCGGCTGCGGGAGATAGGGGTTGATTATCTCCAGGGTTTTTACCTGGGTCGGCCGCAATCCCGCATGGAATCCTTGCTGCCGCCTTCTTTCCTGGGTGCTGCCAGGGCAGGGAGCTAA
- a CDS encoding HDOD domain-containing protein: MSYSPLTDNSFDHVPVSLSPRDLVRGEITLASLPALYHELNRVVATPGSVAQDAALVIERDPALAARLLALVNSAYYGLVRQVDTIAHAITLVGLEELRTLVLATVVVEKFSGLPNELEDMADFWRQSLVCAVVARGLSLKTGRASVAGRLFTAGLLHRVGDLLIFRRLPELARQALLHHRDNGLPRWEAERRLLGFDYAQVGAELAQWWQFPPELVELLALQQQPEKASICQQHCALLCLAVNAAHGGELPPAAASWQLAEVSPQVLAGILAEADRQVAEIAGVYGISC, translated from the coding sequence ATGTCTTATTCGCCGCTTACCGATAACTCGTTCGATCACGTCCCAGTATCGCTTTCTCCCCGGGATCTGGTGCGGGGAGAAATCACCTTGGCCTCGCTGCCGGCGCTGTACCATGAGTTGAACCGGGTGGTGGCCACGCCCGGCAGTGTCGCCCAGGATGCCGCACTGGTGATCGAACGTGATCCGGCCCTGGCCGCCCGCCTGCTGGCCCTGGTGAACAGCGCCTATTACGGTTTGGTCCGCCAGGTGGATACCATTGCCCATGCCATTACCCTGGTGGGCTTGGAGGAGCTTCGCACTCTGGTGCTGGCCACGGTGGTGGTGGAAAAATTCAGCGGCCTGCCCAATGAGTTGGAGGACATGGCCGATTTCTGGCGCCAGAGCCTGGTCTGTGCCGTGGTCGCCCGCGGGCTTTCGTTAAAAACCGGTCGGGCCTCGGTGGCCGGCCGGCTGTTTACCGCCGGTTTGCTGCATCGGGTGGGTGACCTGTTGATTTTTCGCCGTTTGCCGGAGCTGGCCCGCCAGGCCCTGTTACATCACCGTGACAATGGCCTTCCCCGCTGGGAGGCCGAGCGGCGGTTGCTGGGGTTTGATTATGCCCAGGTGGGAGCGGAGTTGGCCCAATGGTGGCAATTTCCGCCGGAGCTGGTAGAGCTGCTGGCGCTTCAGCAGCAGCCGGAAAAGGCCAGTATTTGTCAGCAGCATTGCGCCCTGCTTTGTTTGGCGGTCAATGCCGCTCATGGCGGGGAGCTACCGCCGGCGGCCGCCAGTTGGCAATTGGCCGAGGTAAGCCCGCAGGTTTTAGCCGGAATTCTGGCTGAGGCTGATCGGCAGGTGGCGGAAATCGCCGGAGTATATGGTATATCCTGTTAA
- a CDS encoding sigma-54-dependent transcriptional regulator: MKTEQQRRILVVDDEAGIRESMAGILADEGFVALTAENGEQGLELLENEPVDLVLLDIWMPGVDGMEILGRLRDLYPHLPVIMISGHGTIETAVQATRMGAYDFIEKPLSYDKVILAINNALRLSRLEEENFIYRQQAKRHALTGESAPIRQLRQQIERVAPTEAWVLIRGEHGTGKELVAQTIHRLSPAANQPMVELNCAAIPEELIESELFGHEKGSFTGAATAKRGKFDQADGGLLFLDEIGDMSLATQAKILRILQEQKFERVGGAKTIKVNVRVLAATNKNLEEEIDKGNFRADLFYRLNVVPIFVPPLRRRREDIPLLVADFVAEFRNKSLGGKDFTPEAVAVMQEYDWPGNVRELRNFVERTLIMSPEERIEAAMVRQLLALPGAAAGAAVDPGSYLELSYKDAKRSFEREYLRMCLAANNGNISQTAEQIGLERSHLHKKLKTLELEPEGNAPQGQ, translated from the coding sequence ATGAAAACGGAACAACAGCGTCGCATACTGGTCGTTGATGATGAGGCGGGGATTCGCGAGTCCATGGCCGGCATTCTGGCCGACGAGGGTTTTGTCGCCTTAACGGCCGAAAATGGTGAACAGGGTCTGGAGTTGCTGGAAAATGAGCCGGTGGATCTGGTGTTGCTGGATATCTGGATGCCGGGGGTCGATGGCATGGAGATTCTGGGTCGCCTCCGGGACTTGTATCCCCACCTGCCGGTGATCATGATTTCCGGCCACGGGACCATCGAAACCGCCGTGCAGGCAACCCGCATGGGGGCCTATGACTTCATCGAAAAACCGCTTTCCTACGATAAGGTGATTCTGGCCATCAATAACGCCCTGCGCCTCTCCCGTCTGGAAGAGGAAAATTTTATATACCGGCAGCAGGCCAAGCGCCATGCGCTCACCGGCGAATCAGCTCCCATCAGGCAACTGCGCCAGCAGATCGAGCGGGTGGCTCCCACTGAAGCCTGGGTGTTGATCCGGGGCGAGCACGGTACCGGTAAGGAGCTGGTGGCGCAAACCATTCACCGGCTGTCGCCGGCGGCCAATCAGCCCATGGTGGAACTCAACTGTGCGGCGATTCCCGAGGAGTTGATTGAATCGGAGCTGTTCGGGCATGAAAAAGGTTCTTTCACCGGCGCTGCCACGGCCAAGCGGGGCAAGTTCGACCAGGCCGACGGCGGCCTGCTTTTTCTTGATGAAATCGGCGACATGAGCCTGGCCACCCAGGCCAAGATTCTGCGGATTCTGCAGGAGCAGAAGTTTGAACGGGTGGGGGGGGCGAAAACCATCAAGGTCAATGTGCGGGTGCTGGCGGCCACCAACAAAAACCTGGAAGAAGAAATAGATAAGGGAAACTTTCGGGCCGACCTGTTTTATCGCCTCAATGTGGTGCCCATCTTTGTGCCGCCCCTGCGCCGGCGCCGGGAAGACATTCCCCTGCTGGTGGCCGATTTTGTCGCCGAGTTCAGAAACAAGAGCCTGGGGGGCAAAGATTTTACCCCGGAGGCGGTGGCGGTGATGCAGGAGTACGATTGGCCGGGTAATGTGCGCGAGTTGCGCAACTTTGTCGAGCGCACCCTGATTATGAGTCCCGAAGAGCGGATAGAGGCCGCCATGGTGCGCCAGTTGTTGGCTCTGCCGGGGGCGGCAGCCGGGGCGGCGGTGGACCCGGGCAGCTATCTAGAGCTGAGCTATAAAGATGCCAAGCGCTCTTTTGAGCGGGAATATTTAAGGATGTGCCTGGCCGCCAACAATGGTAATATCTCGCAGACGGCGGAACAGATCGGCCTGGAGCGCAGTCATTTGCATAAAAAATTGAAAACCCTGGAGCTTGAACCCGAGGGAAACGCTCCCCAGGGCCAGTAA
- a CDS encoding sensor histidine kinase yields the protein MTGINYEDIREEIVAQDRQRRRRRRRWIVLALLAFFALLTYFEATVFELGELDLPVSGNLLVFIMININILLLVAVVFLVLRSLVELIFERRRRVLGTRLRTKMVISFVSLTLIPTGLLFFVSLQFVSTSIDYWFNINVEHSLVESLDLARDVYRDTRTETVREGEAIAALLQTRRYPYRPDQITQPFLRDTLNSHGLSGIEIIGEERSSLAAVYLPELAAAGVPEVPADLLRQALGGESGLSVIQEVAAGELVRSLTPFTWSGLQQEEKAVLVLSRLIPAERLERMAAISSGLESYRQLMLFQTPIKTSLLVTLLIVTLLIVFCAIWFGFYVASGLTGPIRKLAEATRRVADGDLEFELEKTSGDEMGTLVDSFNRMTRDLLASRRQIEQTAQELDRRRRYTETILQNVAAGVISLDDSGRVITINRFAGELLKVRQEEIVGRHYRAILHREHLKVLEGFLQELARSGKNSIQRPLRLTVEEEVLSLRINFTRLYDEEGRPLGVVLVFDNLSELEKAQRMAAWREVARSIAHEVKNPLTPIQLSAQRLRKKYLERLAGDNEVFDLCTRTIISQVEELQRLVSEFSNFARMPAIAKSLNDLVVMVDDVLVLYREGHKEISFRREGEESVPLLFDPKQMKRVLINLLDNAVAEVPAGQGEIKVLLSHDRERGVAVLEVCDNGPGIKEENKPRLFEPYFSTKKAGTGLGLAIAGTVVTDHGGTIRVRDNQPHGACFVVELPLSGQSEPEEV from the coding sequence ATGACCGGGATCAACTACGAAGATATCCGCGAGGAGATCGTTGCCCAGGATCGCCAGCGCCGCCGCCGGCGCCGCCGCTGGATTGTGCTTGCGCTGCTGGCCTTTTTCGCCCTGCTTACGTACTTCGAGGCCACGGTCTTCGAGTTGGGCGAACTGGATCTGCCGGTCAGCGGCAACCTGTTGGTCTTTATCATGATCAACATTAATATCCTGCTGCTGGTGGCGGTGGTTTTTCTTGTGCTGCGCAGCCTGGTGGAGCTTATTTTCGAGCGCCGGCGCCGGGTGCTGGGTACCCGGCTGCGCACCAAGATGGTCATTTCTTTTGTTTCCCTCACCCTGATTCCCACCGGCCTGCTGTTTTTTGTTTCCCTGCAGTTTGTTTCCACCAGCATCGATTACTGGTTCAATATCAACGTTGAGCATTCCCTGGTGGAGTCCCTGGATCTGGCCCGGGATGTCTACCGGGACACCCGGACCGAAACGGTGCGGGAGGGCGAGGCCATTGCCGCCCTGTTGCAAACGCGGCGCTACCCTTATCGGCCGGATCAGATTACCCAGCCTTTTTTGCGCGACACTTTGAACAGCCATGGTTTGAGCGGGATCGAGATCATCGGTGAGGAGCGCAGCAGCCTGGCCGCCGTTTATTTGCCGGAGTTGGCCGCCGCCGGGGTGCCGGAGGTGCCGGCGGACCTGCTGCGCCAGGCGCTGGGGGGGGAAAGCGGCCTGTCGGTGATCCAGGAGGTTGCCGCCGGGGAACTGGTGCGGAGCCTGACCCCCTTTACCTGGTCGGGCCTGCAGCAGGAGGAAAAGGCAGTACTGGTACTCTCGCGCCTGATTCCCGCCGAGCGCCTGGAGCGGATGGCCGCCATCTCTTCGGGCCTGGAAAGTTACCGGCAGTTGATGCTTTTTCAAACCCCCATTAAAACCAGCCTGCTGGTTACCCTGCTGATCGTGACCCTGCTGATTGTCTTTTGCGCCATCTGGTTCGGCTTCTACGTGGCCTCCGGGCTTACCGGCCCGATCCGCAAACTGGCAGAGGCGACCCGCCGGGTGGCCGATGGTGATCTGGAGTTTGAGCTGGAAAAAACCTCCGGCGATGAAATGGGCACCCTGGTGGATTCCTTTAACCGCATGACCCGGGATCTGCTGGCCAGCCGCCGCCAGATAGAACAGACCGCCCAGGAACTGGATCGCCGTCGCCGCTATACCGAAACCATTCTGCAGAACGTGGCCGCCGGGGTGATTTCGCTGGACGACTCCGGCCGGGTAATTACCATCAACCGCTTTGCCGGAGAGCTGCTCAAGGTGCGCCAGGAGGAGATTGTCGGCCGCCATTACCGGGCCATCCTGCACCGTGAACACCTCAAGGTCCTGGAAGGCTTCCTGCAAGAGTTGGCCCGGTCGGGCAAAAATTCCATCCAGCGCCCCCTGCGCCTCACCGTGGAGGAAGAGGTCCTGTCGCTGCGGATCAACTTTACCCGGCTTTATGATGAAGAGGGGCGCCCCCTGGGGGTGGTGCTGGTGTTCGATAATTTAAGTGAACTGGAAAAGGCCCAGCGGATGGCGGCCTGGCGGGAAGTGGCCCGCAGTATTGCCCACGAGGTGAAAAATCCGCTCACCCCCATCCAGCTCTCCGCCCAGCGGCTGCGCAAAAAATATCTTGAGCGCCTGGCGGGCGATAACGAGGTCTTTGATCTCTGCACCCGCACCATCATCAGCCAGGTGGAGGAATTGCAGCGGCTGGTCAGTGAGTTTTCCAACTTTGCCCGCATGCCGGCCATTGCCAAAAGCCTGAATGATCTGGTGGTCATGGTGGATGATGTATTGGTGCTTTATCGCGAGGGGCACAAGGAGATCAGTTTCCGCCGGGAGGGGGAGGAGTCGGTGCCGCTGCTTTTCGACCCCAAACAGATGAAACGGGTGTTGATCAACCTGCTGGATAACGCGGTGGCGGAGGTGCCGGCCGGCCAGGGCGAGATCAAAGTGCTCTTGAGCCACGACCGGGAGCGCGGGGTGGCGGTGCTGGAGGTTTGCGACAACGGGCCGGGGATTAAAGAGGAGAACAAACCCCGCCTGTTTGAGCCGTATTTTTCCACCAAAAAGGCCGGCACCGGCCTGGGGCTGGCCATTGCCGGCACCGTGGTGACCGATCATGGCGGTACTATTCGGGTGCGGGACAACCAGCCCCACGGGGCCTGTTTCGTGGTGGAGTTGCCGTTGAGCGGGCAGAGCGAGCCGGAAGAAGTGTAA